GAATGAACCAAACATAATCGGAGTAACGGAAACATGGTTTAGTGAAACTTTAATTACATGTGtggaaaatttttgttatatcgtAGCGACAGAAAAGATGGCCGCGTGGGCGGAGGAGTTTGTATTTACGTGAATAGCGAAATAACGTCTTATGAAGTAAATGAAAAATGGCTATTGACGACTGACTTAGAACAAATCTGGACTGTACTAGTTTTCGGGAACGACAAATGTTTGGTAGGATGCATATACCGACCAAACGATGTGGTAGATATGGAACTGTTCAGAAATGTTTTCAGAACTGCAAGAGAATATGTGGACAAACGGGGttttaaagatcttttaatAATGGGTGACTTTAATTTTCCGAAAATTGAATGGTCAGATGGAGCAGTTCATGCAATAAATTCCAGTGAACACTCGATAGAACATCATTTCTCGGAAATAATAAACGACGAATTTCTAATTCAGCACGTCGCGATACCTACTTTTCAACTAAACGAATCAACGTACGAGAATGCATTGGACTTACTGTTCACAGTAAACGAACAAAGATTATTTCAAGTTGAGACAAATGCGGTATTAGGGAATATAAGCAAAGGACATCTTGtaatttgctttaaatatgCACTCAATCACAATGAGACAAAAACTGTAGCTAGCAATcggaaatatatttaaaaaaaagctgacTTCGCAggaatgaacaaattttttacaaatacagaCTGGGTAAACATTTTTGATGCAATTAATGTCCAGGAGATGTACGACACgctcattttttatgttaacgaagcttgtaaaaaatataaaccgTGTCACAGCTCGAAAAACAGGActcttaaaagaattttttggaTTGACAATGAACTAAAAGAACTTGTGAAGAACAAAAGACGAATGAGACATTTAAACTGTTGCACAAattggaaaaacaaaaatatggtAAACGAATACAAAGCATTGTGTAAAACAGTTAAAATTGAAACGAGAAAAGCCAGAAAAAAATACGAACGCGAACTGGTCTACAAATCGATTAGAAACAAGAAGATACTATTTAAATATGTGAACGATCAACAAAATGTAAAGAGCTCAATTAAAGCGATAAAAAACGTCGAAGGAAATGTTACAAATACGACTAGTGAGATTGTTGACATTTTAAacgaaaattttcaaaactctttcACTAGAGAGGGCGACCAAGTATTACCAGAATTCGGATCGAGATGTGGGGGtaaatatttagattttgaCGAGAGTGCAATTAATTACAGTGACGTAGAAACAAGATTAAGCAAATTATCCATTGAGAAATCATGTGGAGTTAATCAATTGAGtactatcattttaaaaaattgcgctGAAGGACTAGCAATGCCAATCACATTGATATTTATGTCTTCGATTGATAAGAGCGAACTACCTAAGCAATGGAAATTTTCGAACATTACCCCAATCTTTAAGAACAAAGGCAGTAAGCTAGAAGCGAATAATTATCGACCAGTATCACTGACTTCTGTGCCGTGTAAAATTCTGGAAAGCATAATAAAAGACTCGTTTTTGGCACattttacaaacaataaatttttatcgaAGTGTCAACATGGATTTGTTAAATCTAGATCATGCACGACTAATCTCATGGAAACTGTGGattatttaacagaaaatatcGCACAGAATCGTCCGGTAGATGTGGTTTATTTAGACTTTGCGAAAGCTTTCGACACAGTGCCATACAAAAGACtcgttataaaattaaaagcgtATGGAATTACAGAAAAGCTGCTAAAGTGGTTAgaggaatttttaaaagatagaAAGCAACGCGTAGTCAACGGTGATACTGTTTCGAGCTGGCGCGATATCTACAGCGGAGTTCCGCAGGGATCGGTAATTGGCCCgatattgtttgttttgttcATAAATGACCTGCCGGATAGAATACAAAATGTAGCCAAGCTCTATGCAGATGACACCAAAATAATGATCGATGTGAACTCAATAGAGAAAATAAACAGTCTTCAACGAGATATAAACAGTGCTTGGGACTGGTCTAAAGAATGGTTAGTGAAattcaataaagaaaaatgcGAAATAATACATTATGGAAGTAACAATCCAAAACACGATTATTCTATGGATAATGTTGTCCTAGGACAAACTACTATTCAAAAAGATCTAGGCGTATTATTCTCAGCAAACATGAAATGGAGACAGCAAATTATATCTTGCAGCTCGAAGGCAAATAAAATGCTGGGAATGATTAAAAACACATTTGTGAAACTGGATGTGCAGACTCTTAAAGTCTAATACGTGACGTTTGTTCGCCCAATAATTGAATTCGCGGTTCCAGTGTGGTCCCCTCAGCTTAAAGGAGAAATAGAACTGCTCGAGAAAGTTCAACACAGGGCTACGAGACTCAATCCGACTCTGGCAAAAATGAAATACGAAGAAAGACTAGAGATTCTTGGCCTCAGCCCATTATGTGAACGCAGACTTCGTGGAGATTTGATCCAGacttataagttattaaataagatTGAAAATGTGGACTTTTTAAACGGTTTCAAGCCTAATGATTTTCAAATATCTAGAGGAAACGGTGTCAGGTTTGAACGCGAAAAAACAAAGTGCAACTTAAGACACTCATTCTTTACTAACAGAATAACAAAACCATGGAATAAACTACGTAAAGATGTAGTTAATGCAAAATCAGTAAACAGTTTTAAAGCACAATTAGACAATTGGctccttttaaataaaattaatactgACACGGCTGTCTAAGTGTGTTATTAATACACACACTCGTCGTCTTCGGGCGGCTACAGcatctactactactactactactactactactactactactactactactactactactactactactactactactactactactactactactactactactactactactactactactactactacattACAGGTACGTTAATTTATGATTATTAgctttttcttaacatttttacttttttgaaaatgcagGATAAATGATCTTTTCTCTGAAATTTTTACcaaaagttgttatttattttattcaaaaatataaactgaataaaatttGAGCAACAATAAGATGAAACTCAGAGAATGTTACAAGATATAAAAGTTTCCCCAAGGACTGCTCTAAGGAGATAATTTCGGCTTATGAATAGTTGTTAATTTCGGCAGCGCCGAATTTGCCGACCTGTTGTTTCTTTGAAACCAAAATGGAAATAAGCGTTTTAACTACTATGTACAGAAGTTGGTTTTAGTAATTTagatagtaataaaataataacgaGTTAGTAAAAAAGTGAATTCGTTAGTGTCTGTGTGaaacttgataaaatattaGTTCCCcacaatataaattaaatttatgtcatatttaataacatgtatataataagttaatagtttattatatacaacaatatatatatatatatatatatatatatatatatatatataaataatttaattattatatatatatattttgttatatatatacattaatttatatattatatgtcataaaattaatttatattgtgtatattattattaagatattaataatatatttgtaataaatgtatataatatatatgtatatatatataatatatatatatatatatatatatatatatatatatatatatatatatatatatatatatatatatatatatatatatatatagatatacatatatatatatatatatatatatttatatatatacatatatattatgtacatttattacaaatatattattaatatcttaACAATAATATAcacaatataaattaattttatgacatataatatatataattaatataatataatatatatataattaattttatgacatataatatataaattaatgtatatatataacaaaatatatatatatatatatatatatataataattaaattatttatatatatatatatatatacatatatataaacatatatatatatatatatatatatatatatatatatatatatatatatatatatatatatatatatatatatatatatatatatatatatatatatatatatatttttgaaacatatatatatatatatgtttcaaaaaaaatttaattacaatgcggtactttaaaatatgcaactgatgtaatttaattttaaaatattcaactgatgtaatttaactttatacaaCACTAATTAGACtaattacttataattatttttcgttaAAAATTTGGCATGTTTATAGAAAATGCATGAagcaaactattttaataataaaaaaagcggACTCTACATTTCTTCGACCACAAATCCAAGTGACAACATCAACCAAATTTTCATGCAAAATTCTCAGCAAAATACTCCATAAAAAAGTATGGTAGCGATACacaatatttatatgaaaatcaaGCCAAACCTTTCTTCTTTTCAAAAGTCGTCAaggtttatatatgtttctaaaaagaacaACATCAAAAAACCGTTTGCCTAAGGCTACCTGAGAAAAGTGGTATACTTGGTATAACACTAATTAAACTAattgcttataattatttttcgttgaaatttggcatgtgcatagaaaatgcatgaagcaaactattttaataataaaaaaggcgGACTCTACATTTCTTCGACCACAAATTCATGAGAGAACATCAACCTAATATTCAGGAGCAAAATATCCCATTAAAAAGTTAGTAACCATgcataaaagtatttaaaagatcAAGATTAGcttttcttctttccaaaaagtatctatgtgtatatgtgtttctaaaaagaaactccACAAAACTACGTCTGTCTCATGCTGtctaaaaaagagttaaaaaaacgagaaccaaaattttagcataaaaatcggttccgtaaatcGCGATTTCcacgtacctatatatatatatatatatatatatatatatatatatatatatatatatatatatatatatatatatatatatatatatatatgtatatatatatatatatatatatatatatatatatatttatatatatatatatatatatatatataaacattatttgacAGCATCATATAATGGGTTCAAAACGTGTAAAATATGGTAATTGGTCAAATGAATCGTTAAAACTAGCAGTAAatgcagttttagttgatggtTGCTCGAAATATTCTGCtgctaaacaatataaaataccaaGGCAAACACTACATGACTATATAAAACGAGCGTCTGTTGATAATTGTGTTAAAAAGTTAAGTGCAGGACACCCAACAACACTCTCAGCTTTTCAAGAAAAAGAGCTTGTAGAAGTTCTTCTGACCATGTCACAGAGATTATTTGGCCTGTCTCCAAAAGATGTGAAGCAAATGGTATTCCAGTTTTGTGAAGAAAATGGTATTATTCACAAGTTTAATTGTGGAACTAGGTCAGCAGGAAAAGAATGTTTTAGGGGTTTTTTGAAACGTCATAATAAACTCTCTGTAAGAGTTGCTGAATCAACGTCATTGCATCGAGCCATTGGATTTAATAGAATAAAAGTTAATCGTTTTTATGATgaactagaaaaaataatgtttaatgcCAATGGAATGCAGATTATTCCACCATGAAACTTATTCAACGTAGATGAATCCGGATTGTCTATATGTCATAAACCAGGAAAAGTTGTTGCCCTGAAGGGAAAACATAGTGTTGGCGGCTTAACAAGCTCGTAAAGAGGAAAAACAATCACAATAGTTTGTTGCCAATCAGCAAGCGGATTTTTTGTCCCTCCAATGCTGATTTATCCACGTATTCGAGTGAGACctgaatttttagataaaacccCAGTTGGTTCTATTTCTGGTGGCAGCAAAAATGGGTGGATAACAACTggtttgtttgaaaaatggttTGATCATTTTTTACTAGCAGTCCAGCCACAGTCAAGAAACCAACCAGTTCTTCTAATTTTAGATGGACAttcaagtcataaaaaaaatcttagtgttATTATAAAAGCTCGCGAGacaaatgttattatattatcactTCCATCCCACTGCACACATAAACTGCAACCACttgatgtttcattttttaaaagcctcAAAATATTCTATAATCAAGAAGTTGGTACTTGGCTTCGTCATCATCCAGGTCGTCCTGTAACTGAATTAGAGGTTAGTGAATTATTTGGAATAGCTTATGGGAAAGCTGCAACTGTTCAAAATTGTCAGTCAGGGTTTAAAAAATGTGGAATATATCCATTTGATAGAAATATGTTTACTGAAGAAGACTTTGCTGCAGCTAAGGCTACTGATCACTCATATAttgtatcaaaaatttcaaaaccaaaTATTACCTCTGAAATGCATCCTACTCTCGACAATGGGTTAGACTCTGCTAAAGATTTAGATCATGTTGATTTTGTCACAGAATGTATTATTGCTTCTCAAAAaggtaaatcattttaaaaggtGTATTATTTTTACCATCTTCCaccatttattttaaacacagatttaatttgttttatatcaagcaaaataataatttttctgttgttttattaacctaaaaaaaaatttcttaaaaaatttgttcaaatttctttaaaacattttaactatttttttaaaatttacatgttgaattttattcatcttctttaattaaatatttttatttagaatctgTTTCACCAAACTTATCATTTACACTTCATAAGTCATTAGAATTAGCCACCTCTAATGAAACCTCACAACCTCATGGTGTTACATTTGGATCACTAGCTGgacttgatattaaaaatacaaaacgaaCAGGTATAAAAAGGAGGGTAAATCATGCTGAAAAAATTACTGGATCACCATATAAATCTCAGCTATGGGAATCTTTAACTTTGAAATATAAGAACAGGCAGCCACGTAAAAAGTgcattaaaaaagatatatctaCACATCAAAAGGCACGTTTGAATGACCTTGATGCAAAAGGTGTgattaataaacaactttgtGCAAAATGTCAATACAGTTATGGTGATCCTGTTGATCCGTATTTAAAGGATAATTGGGATAAATGCCATAAATGCTCTAGATGGTGGCATGAAACATGTGCTGCTATATGTGGTGTTTatgctaaaaaagtatttacttgTGATGATTGTATGAAACActgattctttaaaaaaaagttatatgtcatatattgataaactgttttttaactttcttaaataaatctctttttataaagttttctttgaattttgtattttatttttttatgtttaactagagaagttatgtaaaatattattttattaacttcatATGAGCTTATAAACAagaattcttatttaaatagaatttagAAATAATCATCGAAATCATAGAAATTAGTAATCATTTCATTTACAATTTTACTTTGGAAgcaaatttttctaataagGTTTCTGTTTTGGGTGATATATTCATACTTTACTAAAATAGGtggttcaaaaattattaatctttGCAGTTGCAACGCCCTTAATTAAATGCGAATTAGGTGTAACAGATTCTATTTAAGAGACAATTACTTTATACAATGGAGATTTATagctgtttataatattttaattatattaaagtgCTTTCAACAAACGTCTTAATTTTCTTAAGTATGCCGAATTTACCGTATCATAGTGCCGAAAATACCATACTAGGTCGCTAATTTCGTCATCTTTGAgtgttttgtaaaacaaattttacatgaAACTTTgtaagtttaaaacaattttttaactattatttaatagatataTCTGCAGGGCATCGATATGCATGATTTTTTAACGTTATTAAAGCAACCGTTGTCTATAAACAACAAAATGGCTTAATACGCCGAAATTACCCTACTTTAccctatgtatatatatatatatagatatatatatatatatatatatatatatatatatatatatcaaatcaaatcaaatcaaatttattctGAATAAAGATCTTACTtatggatatttacaaatagtaatgaTACTAAtctcatgtatatatatatatatatatatatatatatatatatatatatatatatatatatatatatatatatatatatatatatatatatatatatatatatatatatatatatatataatagagcTAATATTCGATGTTAGAGATAAAGTAATTGAGATTAAGGCTTTTTCAAGGAAATAAtcttattataattgtttataaaatgttttatactgATCAATTTAGAAAGACGACCATGTAAACACATCGTTTACTTTTGCAAGTAATTTAATTGCAacttcatttttgaaaaacaatcttATACATGCATTTATGGTTAAATTGCGCTGTAAAATATGATTTCCTTTTTTATGCTTAAACTCGCTGTAAAAGTGTCGTCACTTTgaaataatctatttttttaaattgcattttcaCTTCTactattttaaacaactttggattttttttgttgcttaggTATAAATGTAGGTTTGACGGTCAGCCTGTTACTCggtaatttgaaataattctttcatcgtcaagttataaaaaattggaCAGAAACTTTGTCAAGTCTTGGTCAAAGTTTGAtagttcatttattttttcttacatttgTTAAACGAAAATCTTCAAATGTCTTTAATCATTATACCTTTTttgtgatgttttttaaattttaatttaagttcgTTTAGTATATTTCCAGTTTGATTAGAATAGCTATGACTTGCATGtagtatttttaacaaactaaagTGTAAAGCATTATGGGCTACATGCAaagattatgattttttttatgtcatgaCAACGATGCatcaaaaacaaattgtaatcatttattaatattgtttacaatCCAACCCTCTtctattgcttttattttatgtatatatatttttatttaagatacccgatttaaaataattaacaaatactattttttttttttgcgtttaaatatgtaaaaaactatATCTTAATTTGTACTGgtgttgctttatttttttatttcggtGAAAGTTCAGCgcaaaaatgctttaaaaatatcGTTGAAAACTTGACTCTAATGTAAACAcaaaataaagataacaaaaataaacataaagacATGTTAGGAACGAAACTGCATAATTATTCATACAACTTGTTGTAGTGACTCTGCttccatttttaaattcttcttcTTGTGTCGTaatttagtagtttttttttatatatatttttttactttattatatgcTTAACTTATTTCAA
The nucleotide sequence above comes from Hydra vulgaris chromosome 09, alternate assembly HydraT2T_AEP. Encoded proteins:
- the LOC136085294 gene encoding uncharacterized protein LOC136085294 — protein: MLIYPRIRVRPEFLDKTPVGSISGGSKNGWITTGLFEKWFDHFLLAVQPQSRNQPVLLILDGHSSHKKNLSVIIKARETNVIILSLPSHCTHKLQPLDVSFFKSLKIFYNQEVGTWLRHHPGRPVTELEVSELFGIAYGKAATVQNCQSGFKKCGIYPFDRNMFTEEDFAAAKATDHSYIVSKISKPNITSEMHPTLDNGLDSAKDLDHVDFVTECIIASQKESVSPNLSFTLHKSLELATSNETSQPHGVTFGSLAGLDIKNTKRTGIKRRVNHAEKITGSPYKSQLWESLTLKYKNRQPRKKCIKKDISTHQKARLNDLDAKGVINKQLCAKCQYSYGDPVDPYLKDNWDKCHKCSRWWHETCAAICGVYAKKVFTCDDCMKH